Part of the Phocoena phocoena chromosome 8, mPhoPho1.1, whole genome shotgun sequence genome, AACAACACCTTTAGTACAAGTCCCAGCCTCAAACTGGCTCCCAGCCTCCAGATGGGTTTATGACATCAGTTCCCAGACGTTCATCCCTTGGGCTGGGCGTCCTCCTCAGAGCCGAGCCCACAGTGGCACTCAGACCACTCCGACTCATCGTGGGAACCTCTGGCTCAGCCCTGACTCCTTACCAGCGTCCTCTGGTCAACCTGAGACCCTGTCCCTCCCAGGTAGCTCAGGCACAggcttggctgtgtgaccttggttaagtcactttcctctctgggcctgtttctccACTTGACTTGATTAGTCTGGAGCCCCAGCCTAGGTACCTTGGCAGGCACAGCCAAGTACTTATGTGGGATTCAGGCCAGGGGCAGCGCTGGCCCCAAACCCTTGCCTTTCTCAAAACCTTACTCCCCAAATCTCACATACAAATGGTGACTCAGGATGTGGGGACTGCTGAGCTCTCTGGACCACAGAGAACAAACTGCGCCTCTGTCAAATGACAGAGCACTGGGGTCATGGCCCCCTTGACCATCTGGCCTGATTCACTGATGGTCCATATCTGGGGAGACTGCCCCATTTGGACAAGTCTACAGTCCCACCCGACACAAACTGGCACAGGCCCAAGGGGTTCAGGTCCTACAGCCGGATGTCCTTAGTGTTTTCACTACCAGGCGGTGTGGACTCTATCTGTCTAGAGTTCTCACTGCTGGCCGAGTCTTCTGTCCTCTTAGTGTCAGTTCTGTTGAACCTATGCAGGCCCAGCCTGCGGCGAAGCTGGGTGGTAGGGGTGGGGTCTGTGGGTGGCTTGGCATCCCGAGCAAAGCGCACGAGCCTCTGCCCAGCCAGGAAGTAGAGCACAGGGTCAAGGCAACTGTTGGCGCTGGCCAGCGGCCGGGTGATCTTGTAAGCCATGTTGATGGCGTTGAGGGTGTGGCAGCTGAGGTCCAGTGAGCGGAAGGAGTAGTAGAGGGTGCGGGTGACGTGGAAAGGCAGGAAGCAGAGGGCGAAGACAGCTAGCACCACGGCAATGGTGCGCACCGACTTGCGCTTGGCCCGCGGCAGGCCTCCCGTGGTCCCGTGGGTTGGCTTTAGCAGCCGCCGAGCCATGAGCACATAACAGACCAGGATGATGGCGAAGGGCACCGCGAAGAGCAGGCTCAGCGTGATGGAGCTGTAGGCCACGAAGTGGCTGAAGAGCTCGGGTGCCGAGGTGTCGTGGCAGGTAATGCGGCCACCACGTGCACTGGTGGTGACGAAGTAAAGCACGGGTGCCTGGCAGGCCAGCACCAGCACCCACACGGCGACGGCCACCCTGCGGGCGTAGCGGGCCCGGCCCCAGCGTAGCGAGCGCAGTGGACGCAGGACACCCAGGCATCGGTGCACGCTGATGCACGTGAGGAAGAGGATGCTGCAGTAAAGGTTGGTGTAGAAGAGGAAGCGCACCAGCTTGCAGAGCACTGTGCTGAAGGGCCAGTGGTCACCGCGGGCGTAGTAATAGACCAGCAGGGGCAGGGAGGCCGCGTACAGCGCGTCCGACATGGCCAAGTGGAACATGTATGTGGTGGAGGCGTTCCAGGTCTTGAGGCGGCACAGGAAGATGTAGAGAGCCACGGCGTTCAGACACAGCCCGAGCACGCACACCACGCCGTAGGACACAGGCAGTAGCACGTACTTGAAGTTCTCATTGAAGCGGCACTTGTAGCCCAGCTCATCCCCATCCCAGGTGCCATTGATGGTGCCATTCCAGAGGCCCGGGCCTGTGGCCATCGCCCTgaagggaagggggtggtggggagaacGGCCATCAGGACCCAGCAGGGAAGCCTGACCCCCCCACCTGACCAGGGTCATGAGGGACCCCAAGTGCCCACAGACCCCGTCGGTTCAGACCTGTCCAACTACGTTCAAGGCTTTTATTGCGTCTGATCTGCCTCTCTCCCTGGACCCAGGGGGCCCAGAACCTTGGAACCCTGGAACCTTAAGGATGCATGAGATCCGTGACTGTCAGGATCATATAATTCTAACACTTTGGAACAGGGAGAGGCAAAATACCCCCTgagggccaaatccagcctaccagtctgtttttgtaaataaagctttattggaacacagccatgcccatctGTTTACatagagttgaatagttgtgacaaaGACCATATGttcctcaaagcctaaaatacttaccagcttgccttaaaaaaaaaaaaaatcagtgacccTGTTTGAGAACCTCAGGAACACAGAGTTCTAGATCTAGGATTCTGAGCTCTAGAATCTGAGGATCTGGTGGTCCCAAAGGGGTACGATCTGAGATTCACGGAAAGGGGTCTTTGAGGCTGACTGGGCCCACCTCACACCCAGTGCCCACTGCCTGTCTGTGGCCAGTGGGCAGCCCACACCTTCCTGGTGGCATTAGGAAGTTCTTTCCTTTGGCTCAGCTTTCTTCTCTCTGAGGAGGCTCTGGCCCTGTGCCTGGTATTTTGGTATTTGAGGGAGTATTTACAAGGGTCTCCctcttcagtcattcattcacctctcagcaaatatttttaggCACTCCTATTCTGGtactttctgcatctgtaaacAGAAGTCCTGCTCCCCGGCTTATGAGGCTACCAGATGGGGCTGTGACCTTCCTGAAGATTCCAGGGAAGTCTCAGGTGTAGGTGGTAGTGGGGGCCTCGGGGGACTTCTGCTGGGGGGCAAATTCAGCTTCCTCCAGGCTCGCCCAGCTTCTCTTCATGCATCATCACTACCTTGACCTTCTCCTACCTTGTCCCCAGTGAGCATATCTGATGCCTGACCACCCAGACAGTGAGCACCTGGAGATCAGGATGccaccttcctcctctccccactcctccaaCGTGACCAAGAGCTCTGTCTCAGACTATCTCTGTCTGGAAGGCAAAGGTGTGCCCAAAGGTCTCAGAAGGTAGGCTGGAAATCATAACGGGAGTCCCAGAGGGGTTGGTTTGGGACAAACACAAAGAATCACTTTCTAATAGTGTgaaggggcagggggagctgaCATTATTCAAGCCCCACTACTACTATGTGTACTTTATTCACGTGACTTCATTCTATCCTTACAACACGGTTCTGGGAGCCAGGTTATCGTGCCCAGGTTTCCAATAAAGAGGCTGAGACACAGATTATTCAAGTAACTTGGCCCAGGTCACAGGCTGGGAATAGGCTGCAATTCCTATCTGGGTCCATCCCACAATGGAAGGGGCTGTAGGAGGAGGTAGTGAACTCTCTGCTAAGGGGGTGTGCAAGTATCTCTCTAGCAGAGTCTGCAAAAGGACTTGTGTCCTATGTGTGGGTGTGTCTGGGATGACAGAGAGGACAGATGTCGTGTGTGTCCTCCCCACCCTGAGAATCTGGGGCTGTAAAATCCCTTTCATTTTGAAACCTGGGGTCCTGAGAGGCTGGGGCTCAGAGATTCTGCGGGGCCGGTGACATCCACTCCCTTAGACACTGAGCTTCTTGCCCAGCCTGGTCTCCCAGAAGCAGCCTGAGGCCCATGAAGTTAAGATTAGGGGGGGCTGAAGGACACACTGCTCCCTCAGCTTCCTTCTTTCCCCataaccctccccttcccccatcttcCCTGCCTCATATTGTCagcaaagatgctaccaggaggcagggagccTGCACTTGTGACCTCCCTCCCACGGACACAGGTTCCTCCCCAAGGAGCTGGGGCAGATCCAGGGTGAGGAGGTAGGtatggggttggggtggggggcgctGGCAGGGCCAAACTGCTGGGACCCCTCTGGCCTGGGGCCAGGACTCAAGGACCCAGCATTAAAGCACTTCCTGCATCCCACTCCACTCCTTGCAGCCCAGTGTCACCTCCACCCTTGCTGCTGGAGCCACTGCATCAGCCTCCCTGTCTctagcctcagtctccccagtcCAGAGGGGTCTCTGGAAAAGACAAAGTCATTCTCCTGCTTGAAACCTCCTGTGGCTCCTGTCTGCTCTCAGGAGAAAACCCAGCTCTTCGGTCTGGTACCAGAGGTTTTCATAATCCAGCCTCTGTCACCAGCCGCATCCCCTGTGACCTGCAGTTTCCTGAAGGCACCCAATGCTTTTCGCCTCCCAGCCTCATGTTGCTCCTTCAATCTGGGATCCATTCACACCTGTCGCCTCCACCTGTTGAAATTACAACTCTATCCATCAGCGCAGCAAACTCCGGTGATTAAGAAGAACCCGGCCTCTGGACACAGACTGCCtttgttccctcatctgtaaaatgaggtgattAACAGAACCTATatcacagggctgctgtgagggttAGGTAATTCGTGTAAAACGTTTGGagccatgcctggcacacagcaggtacaCTGTGTGTTACAAGCTTCGAGGCTCAGCTCACCTGCGGCTTTTTCCTGAAATCTTTGGGGAGCTCTCTCAGGCCAGGGGTGGAAGAGAGAGATAGAAGGTCCTGGAGGCTGTGAAGCAGGTGAGTGTGGTGGACCAGGGGAATGACTCCAAGGCCCAAGCTGGGGTCAGGCCTGGGGACCTCGTGAGGGAAGAGGTCTGAGAGCTGTTTGAGAGGGTGGCTGGAGAGACTGGCCCAGAGGGAGTTTGCATGGAGGAGGGGCCAGGATGCCTCAGGCTCAGGGGTCAGGAGAAGGGGGAACTCAGTGTCAGGCATGGTAAGTGTGAGATGCCACATCATGGACTGTGGGGAAGGGCGAAGGCTGGGACCAGCAGGTCTGGTGCACTGGGAGATGAGCAGGAGTTGCTGGCTCACGGGAGCTGTAGGAGGAGCCTGGAAGCCCGGGTGTGAGACTAAGAATCTGTGGTGGAGTCATTCCCCCTGGGGACACCGGCTTCGGGTGTGCAGCTCTGCCACAGAGCCCCAGAGGACATCAGGTATTTCCTGCCCTCCTGAGGTTCAGACCTCTCATGGGCTGAATCCCCTGGCCTGGTAGaactgtggttctcaaacttcccCCATGAGGTGCTCTGCCCTGCTGGAGACAGGAAGGGTGGCCCCTCTGTACTCCCTGCTCAGGGAGCATccccccagcctcacctccccACTGCTGCTCCGCTCCTGCCCAGGTGCTGAGGCCTGCTGGGTCTCTCCTCAGAGTTGGGGTCAGGGCCCTCATC contains:
- the P2RY2 gene encoding P2Y purinoceptor 2, translating into MATGPGLWNGTINGTWDGDELGYKCRFNENFKYVLLPVSYGVVCVLGLCLNAVALYIFLCRLKTWNASTTYMFHLAMSDALYAASLPLLVYYYARGDHWPFSTVLCKLVRFLFYTNLYCSILFLTCISVHRCLGVLRPLRSLRWGRARYARRVAVAVWVLVLACQAPVLYFVTTSARGGRITCHDTSAPELFSHFVAYSSITLSLLFAVPFAIILVCYVLMARRLLKPTHGTTGGLPRAKRKSVRTIAVVLAVFALCFLPFHVTRTLYYSFRSLDLSCHTLNAINMAYKITRPLASANSCLDPVLYFLAGQRLVRFARDAKPPTDPTPTTQLRRRLGLHRFNRTDTKRTEDSASSENSRQIESTPPGSENTKDIRL